The genomic DNA GTTGCGGACCAGCACCTGGCCCTCGCCCGGCTGCCCAAGTTCGCGGCCCACCAGCGCAAAATCGCTGTCTTTGGGCGCACCCTGAGGGCGGGCGGCCAGTTGAACCTCACGGGACATCGTCTTTTCTGAAATCGTCATGGGGGTATTGGGCTGCCTGTGACGCCAGACCAATGTGACACGGGTTTCAATAAAGATCGGCTCAGACCCGTTCTCAGCCGTCCGGGCTGGCGGCGGCGGCCCGGCGGACCAGCGGCAGAATGGTCAGGCCCTGCACGGCAATCGTAAACAGCACGATGGCGTAGGTGACGGTCACGATGTGCGTGCGGTGCGGGCTGGCGGGCAGGCTCAGGGCCAGACTGATGGCGATGCCGCCGCGCAGGCCACCCCAGGTCAGCAGCCGCACGGTATACGCGCCGTAGCCCTCGCGGGCGCGGACCAGCGCGAAGGGCAGCGCGACGCTGATCCAGCGGGCGGCCAGCGCCACGACGATCAGCACGGCGCTGGCGATCAGCTGCGCGCCGGTGGTGCGGGTCAGCAGCACGTCCAGCCCGATAAAGGCAAACAGCAGAATGTTCAGCACCTGATCGATGGTCTCCCAGAAACTCTCCACCAGTTCTCCGGTTTCCTCGCTGAAGACCGCGTGCCGGTTGGCCGAGATCACCAGTCCGGCCACGACCATCGCCAGCGGCCCGCTGATGCCCATCGCGGCGGCGGCCACGTAGCCGCCCACCACCAGTGCCAGCGTGACCAGCACCTCTACGGCGTGCTGGTTGATGCTGCGCAGCAGCAGGTAGCCCCACACCCCCAGGATGCCGCCGAACAACAGGCCGCCGCCGGCCTCTCGCACGAACAGGGTCAGCACCTCCAGCGCGCTCACGCCGCCGTCATGTCGCCCACCGATGCCCGCCACGCCCGCCAGCGCCAGAAAGATCACCACGCCGACGCCGTCGTTGAACAGGCTCTCCCCGGCGATCAGGGTCTCGATCCGGGCCGGAACCCTGGCCCGCTTCAGGAGGTCCAGCACCGCCACCGGATCGGTGGGACTGATCAACGCTCCGAACAGCAGCGCCCAGATCAGCGGCACGTCGAGACCCAGCAGCCCAAAGACGAAGTACGCCGCGAAGCCGATCAGGAAGGTGCTGATCAGCGTACTCAGGAAGGCCAGCGTCAGGATGCTGCCGCGCTGACGCAGCAGTTGCCGGGCGTCCAGACCCAGCGCCCCCGCGAACAGCAGCACCGCCAGAATGCCGTTAAGGACAAAATTCGTGAAATTCAGCGTCTTGAGCAGGTCTGCGGCCCAGCCGCGCACGCCGGGCACCAGTCCCAGCGCGTCGAGGGCGATCAGCACGATGCTCGCCAGCGCCCCCGACAGCGTGACGCCCACAGTGGTCGGAAAATGGATGAAGCGTTCGTTGAGGTACGCCAGCAGCGCCGTAACGCACAGCAGCGTGGCAAAGGCGGTCAGCATCGGCTCAAGGATAGAGCGTCTCAGGAAGATGGGACGTGGCCTGCCGCCCCTCTCAATTCGGCCTGAAGAGTCTGGCAAGCAGACGGTTCCCCGTGAGACGAGTGCGCGTGGACATCTAAGTATGCCGCACTTAACATC from Deinococcus radiopugnans ATCC 19172 includes the following:
- a CDS encoding cation:proton antiporter, producing MLTAFATLLCVTALLAYLNERFIHFPTTVGVTLSGALASIVLIALDALGLVPGVRGWAADLLKTLNFTNFVLNGILAVLLFAGALGLDARQLLRQRGSILTLAFLSTLISTFLIGFAAYFVFGLLGLDVPLIWALLFGALISPTDPVAVLDLLKRARVPARIETLIAGESLFNDGVGVVIFLALAGVAGIGGRHDGGVSALEVLTLFVREAGGGLLFGGILGVWGYLLLRSINQHAVEVLVTLALVVGGYVAAAAMGISGPLAMVVAGLVISANRHAVFSEETGELVESFWETIDQVLNILLFAFIGLDVLLTRTTGAQLIASAVLIVVALAARWISVALPFALVRAREGYGAYTVRLLTWGGLRGGIAISLALSLPASPHRTHIVTVTYAIVLFTIAVQGLTILPLVRRAAAASPDG